One stretch of Eretmochelys imbricata isolate rEreImb1 chromosome 1, rEreImb1.hap1, whole genome shotgun sequence DNA includes these proteins:
- the ELK3 gene encoding ETS domain-containing protein Elk-3 isoform X2 → MDPHAVEISRESLLLQDSECKMLSEGRDQHKHNVSALKSTSRNEYIHSGLYSSFTINSLQNQPDTHKPIKTEKLEEKSEGNIPVEEVRTVIRFVTNKTDKQAMRPIVSLPSTSEAAAGSAFLASSVSAKISSLMLPTTASISSTTSPSSSRSPSLSPHSPLPSDHRNLFLESSCHDSDSLEPLNLSSGSKTKFPSLPPKAKKPKGLEISAPPMVLSSTDIGSIALNSPALPSGSLTPAFFTAQTPNGLLLTPSPLLSSIHFWSSLSPVAPLSPARLQGPNTLFQFPTLLNGHIPVPIPSLDGASSPVLLSPNAQKS, encoded by the exons ATGGATCCTCATGCCGTGGAAATCAGCAGAGAGAGCCTCTTGCTGCAGGACAGTGAGTGTAAGATGCTTTCCGAAGGCAGAGACCAGCACAAGCACAATGTGTCAGCTCTGAAAAGCACAAGCCGTAATGAATATATCCATTCTGGTCTGTACTCTTCTTTCACCATCAACTCCCTGCAGAACCAGCCAGacactcacaagccaattaaaacagaaaaactgGAGGAGAAGTCGGAGGGAAACATACCAGTGGAAGAAGTCAGGACTGTTATAAGATTTGTGACAAACAAAACAGACAAGCAAGCGATGAGGCCCATTGTGTCATTGCCATCGACGTCCGAAGCAGCAGCTGGCTCTGCTTTTCTCGCCTCTTCAGTGTCAGCTAAAATATCTTCTTTAATGTTGCCTACCACAGCCAGCATTTCATCTACTACTTCTCCGTCTTCATCACGGTCCCCATCTCTGTCTCCTCACTCACCCCTCCCTTCAGATCACAGGAACCTCTTTCTTGAGTCCAGTTGCCATGACTCAGATTCTCTTGAGCCTCTGAACCTCTCTTCAGGTTCCAAGACAAAatttccatctcttcccccaaAGGCTAAAAAACCCAAAGGCTTGGAAATCTCAGCACCGCCCATGGTTCTTTCCAGCACTGATATTGGTTCCATCGCCCTCAACAGCCCAGCACTTCCTTCGGGATCCCTGACTCCAGCTTTCTTTACTGCACAG ACCCCAAATGGATTACTGTTGACCCCAAGTCCACTGCTGTCTAGCATTCACTTTTGGAGCAGCCTTAGTCCTGTAGCTCCTTTGAGTCCTGCCAGGCTGCAAGGACCAAACACCTTGTTCCAG TTTCCAACTCTGCTAAATGGTCACATACCAGTACCAATCCCCAGTTTGGATGGGGCCTCTTCTCCTGTACTGCTTTCTCCAAATGCTCAGAAATCCTGA